A window of Juglans regia cultivar Chandler chromosome 7, Walnut 2.0, whole genome shotgun sequence contains these coding sequences:
- the LOC109008350 gene encoding FHA domain-containing protein FHA2-like isoform X2: protein MGATGGDVEAGFAKLQGEDFEYYMQTYSIILGRNSKKSTVDVDLSSLGGGMNISRHHARIFYDFARRRFALEVLGKNGCFVEGVLHLPGNPPVKLDSQDLLQIGDKEFYFLLPVRSILGGPLGPRHFVGAAAGAGASAAHYGNFHLAGPTAASAVKKGRGREFYEEEYDDEDEIGGSGGSGKKLRREAFEGYGFVAGGLGEKKVDGRSRVDREADNHQLLQLEEKDVVSSVATALSDICGPGEWMPMEKLHAVLVDKYANVWHHSRVRRYLTSEDWPGPESKGKPWYGLLMLLRKYPEHFVINTRSKGRITLEFVSLVSLLS from the exons ATGGGCGCCACCGGCGGCGACGTGGAGGCCGGCTTCGCGAAGCTCCAGGGGGAAGACTTCGAGTACTACATGCAGACCTATTCCATCATCCTCGGCCGCAACTCCAAGAAGTCCACGGTCGATGTCGACCTCTCTAGCCTCGGCGGGGGCATGAACATCTCTCGCCACCACGCCCGCATTTTCTACGACTTCGCCCGCCGCCGCTTTGCCCTCGAGGTCCTCGGTAAGAACGGCTGCTTCGTCGAGGGCGTTCTCCACCTCCCAGGAAATCCTCCTGTAAAGCTCGACTCCCAGGACCTCCTCCAGATCGGAGACAAAGAGTTCTATTTCCTCTTGCCCGTTCGGAGCATCCTCGGTGGGCCTCTCGGCCCCAGGCATTTCGTGGGCGCGGCGGCAGGGGCCGGGGCCTCCGCGGCGCATTACGGGAATTTTCATCTGGCGGGTCCCACGGCGGCATCTGCGGTAAAGAAAGGGAGAGGTAGGGAGTTTTACGAGGAGGAGTACGATGACGAGGATGAGATTGGTGGCAGTGGTGGGAGTGGGAAGAAGTTGAGGAGAGAAGCATTTGAGGGGTACGGGTTCGTCGCCGGAGGTTTGGGTG AGAAGAAAGTAGATGGAAGATCAAGGGTTGACCGAGAAGCTGATAATCATCAACTTCTGCAGTTGGAAGAAAAGGATGTGGTATCATCAGTAGCTACTGCACTCTCAGATATTTGTGGTCCTGGAGAATGGATGCCTATGGAGAAACTTCACGCAGTG TTGGTTGATAAATATGCTAATGTCTGGCATCATAGTCGAGTAAGGAGATATCTCACATCCGAGGATTGGCCTGGTCCTGAATCCAAGGGGAAACCTTGGTACGGCTTGCTTATGTTGTTAAGGAAATATCCCGAACACTTCGTCATCAACACTCGGTCCAAGGGTCGGATTACATTGGAGTTTGTCTCTCTTGTCTCTCTGCTTTCATGA
- the LOC109008350 gene encoding FHA domain-containing protein FHA2-like isoform X1: MGATGGDVEAGFAKLQGEDFEYYMQTYSIILGRNSKKSTVDVDLSSLGGGMNISRHHARIFYDFARRRFALEVLGKNGCFVEGVLHLPGNPPVKLDSQDLLQIGDKEFYFLLPVRSILGGPLGPRHFVGAAAGAGASAAHYGNFHLAGPTAASAVKKGRGREFYEEEYDDEDEIGGSGGSGKKLRREAFEGYGFVAGGLGGKTGLAGVLEKKVDGRSRVDREADNHQLLQLEEKDVVSSVATALSDICGPGEWMPMEKLHAVLVDKYANVWHHSRVRRYLTSEDWPGPESKGKPWYGLLMLLRKYPEHFVINTRSKGRITLEFVSLVSLLS, translated from the exons ATGGGCGCCACCGGCGGCGACGTGGAGGCCGGCTTCGCGAAGCTCCAGGGGGAAGACTTCGAGTACTACATGCAGACCTATTCCATCATCCTCGGCCGCAACTCCAAGAAGTCCACGGTCGATGTCGACCTCTCTAGCCTCGGCGGGGGCATGAACATCTCTCGCCACCACGCCCGCATTTTCTACGACTTCGCCCGCCGCCGCTTTGCCCTCGAGGTCCTCGGTAAGAACGGCTGCTTCGTCGAGGGCGTTCTCCACCTCCCAGGAAATCCTCCTGTAAAGCTCGACTCCCAGGACCTCCTCCAGATCGGAGACAAAGAGTTCTATTTCCTCTTGCCCGTTCGGAGCATCCTCGGTGGGCCTCTCGGCCCCAGGCATTTCGTGGGCGCGGCGGCAGGGGCCGGGGCCTCCGCGGCGCATTACGGGAATTTTCATCTGGCGGGTCCCACGGCGGCATCTGCGGTAAAGAAAGGGAGAGGTAGGGAGTTTTACGAGGAGGAGTACGATGACGAGGATGAGATTGGTGGCAGTGGTGGGAGTGGGAAGAAGTTGAGGAGAGAAGCATTTGAGGGGTACGGGTTCGTCGCCGGAGGTTTGGGTGGTAAGACCGGCTTGGCCGGAGTATTGG AGAAGAAAGTAGATGGAAGATCAAGGGTTGACCGAGAAGCTGATAATCATCAACTTCTGCAGTTGGAAGAAAAGGATGTGGTATCATCAGTAGCTACTGCACTCTCAGATATTTGTGGTCCTGGAGAATGGATGCCTATGGAGAAACTTCACGCAGTG TTGGTTGATAAATATGCTAATGTCTGGCATCATAGTCGAGTAAGGAGATATCTCACATCCGAGGATTGGCCTGGTCCTGAATCCAAGGGGAAACCTTGGTACGGCTTGCTTATGTTGTTAAGGAAATATCCCGAACACTTCGTCATCAACACTCGGTCCAAGGGTCGGATTACATTGGAGTTTGTCTCTCTTGTCTCTCTGCTTTCATGA
- the LOC109008351 gene encoding uncharacterized protein LOC109008351, translating to MASEDSETPEGEVQSSSSASTSTSYSDSWKERVFIPTFLAGIAGGGAGLMSRHRKVDGLAKTSATYATNLAIVTGCYCGARELMRAARKTGPDDLLNSAIAGFGTGALLGLLQGGQIAAVRYSIIFAIAGTTADFATYRLNPLLKSYSEGNRENSQKGGWLKWPEWSPIQVLDEEAIAAKQAREQEPYSQRALGKLSKEES from the exons atgGCCTCAGAGGACTCAGAAACCCCAGAAGGAGAGGTTCAATCATCGTCTTCGGCTTCGACTTCGACTTCCTACTCTGATAGCTGGAAGGAGCGCGTGTTCATCCCTACTTTCCTAGCAG GGATTGCTGGTGGAGGAGCTGGCTTAATGTCGAGGCATAGGAAAGTTGACGGTCTCGCAAAGACTTCTGCTACCTATGCCACCAATCTCGCCATTGTCACCGGTTGCTATTGCG GAGCACGTGAATTAATGAGAGCAGCTCGGAAAACAGGACCTGATGATCTATTGAACTCCGCAATAGCAGGTTTTGGTACTGGTGCTCTGCTTGGGCTTCTTCAAG GTGGTCAAATTGCTGCTGTCCGTTACTCTATCATCTTTGCTATTGCGGGTACAACTGCAGATTTTGCAACATACAGACTAAATCCTCTCTTGAAAAGTTACAGTGAAGGGAATAGAGAGAATTCACAGAAGGGTGGCTGGTTGAAATGGCCGGAGTGGTCTCCCATCCAAGTGCTTGACGAGGAAGCCATTGCAGCAAAACAAGCCCGGGAACAGGAGCCTTATTCACAGAGGGCACTTGGCAAACTAAGCAAAGAGGAATCTTGA
- the LOC109008355 gene encoding receptor-like protein 56 isoform X1, whose amino-acid sequence MNMGVLQYYFSMKALLWVLVVFVQTREYMGCLEEERAGLLHLKSFLIISIPSLGAYNSAYDYLPSWVDHEKNDCCDWERVTCNSTTGHLIELSLDNLMQDPNYNYDDDYYYYKMEKYDEKRSWLLNVSLLEPFKELRSLDLSLNAIHGCIPDEGFEKLSTLRNLEILNLGQNSFDDNSILQSLGAITSLKTLNLTGNYLEGYFPAQELVTLRNLNALDISSNGYNGSLPNQGFERLAVLRNLETLILDRNLFGYSIIPSLSNLTSLMTLSLSGNSFWADGGVNVEGGTFERLSVLRNLKTLNLDGNGFNDSIIPSLSGLTSLTSLSLAFNRIQGGGEGWKMLSRLENLEILDLSYNGLNDTSFLQSIAAVKSLKSLNLANNELTGYFPTKEVANLTNLEVLILQGNHFGGRLAIQEFCTLKKLEVLDLSDNYFEGILPPCLNNMTSLVVLDISDNQFNGNASSSYVEASGTSLEYIDFSYNQFVGIFSFNLFANYSKLEVLRFNSQNNKVEIETEGSMGWSPLFQLKIIELSNCNLNKLTDSIPKFLLVQHELDVVDLSHSKLNGSFPNWLVENNTRLHVLDLRNNSFMGQLYIPSLIHTHINWMDVSTNHLEGKLQENIGMTFPNLVYLNLSNNNLEGNLPSSISGMLYLEVLDLSFNHFSGGVPRGLNTDCLSLEFLNFAYNSFNGAIFIGTNKRFLQMNNNQFTSITLVPNSTVGSLFYLDISNNKISGTIPRWLGNTSNVMALVMANNDFYGRIPCELSITGTLDLSHNLFKGSLSFCLNLPNLEHLYLQGNKFTGSIPKVLFNSSSLLTLDIRDNKFTGSISIEIKELQRLQVLLLSGNHFTGIIPNQLCLLKMINIMDLSKNAFFGTIPQCLYKIYFGNLRAANFSYSREESSLFGSIISLTYTYKGFSRKFPDSIYDSEYFDAEVQIEFVTKYRHNSYKGSPLGYMSGLDFSCNNLTGGIPPALGQISSLRALNLSYNHLTGKIPTTFSELALLESLDLSHNSLSGEIPSALIDLTFLEVFNVANNNLSGKVPDMKAQFGTFEKSSYEGNLFLCGPPLDKSCAKVKESDPTPTQSSNESDEKWYEVDPLVFHTSFSVSYIIFFFSVISLLYINPYWLQRCSNLMEDLIYSCYYFAFDTSKRLSNCVCN is encoded by the exons ATGAATATGGGTGTCttacaatattatttctcaatgaaGGCTTTGCTTTGGGTTTTAGTGGTTTTTGTCCAAACTCGTGAGTacatgggttgcttggaggaagagagagctgGTCTGCTTCACTTGAAGTCATTTCTTATCATATCCATTCCGTCACTGGGAGCTTATAATTCAGCCTATGATTATCTTCCTTCATGGGTCGACCATGAGAAGAATGATTGTTGTGATTGGGAGCGGGTCACGTGCAACTCCACCACAGGTCATCTGATAGAACTGTCCCTCGACAATTTAATGCAGGATCCTAATTATAACTATgatgatgattattattattacaaaatggagaaatatgatgaaaaaCGTTCATGGTTGTTAAATGTGTCTCTATTAGAGCCTTTCAAGGAGTTAAGAAGCCTTGATCTATCCCTTAATGCAATCCATGGTTGCATACCAGATGAAG GATTTGAAAAGCTTTCAACCTTAAGGAATCTGGAAATTTTAAACCTTGGTCAGAACTCGTTTGATGACAATAGCATTCTACAATCTCTGGGTGCTATCACTTCACTCAAGACTTTAAATCTTACTGGGAATTACTTGGAGGGATACTTTCCAGCACAAG AATTAGTTACGTTGAGAAATTTGAACGCGCTGGATATCAGCTCCAATGGCTATAATGGTAGCCTCCCAAATCAAG GTTTCGAAAGGCTAGCGGTACTGAGAAACTTGGAGACATTGATCCTCGATAGGAATTTGTTTGGCTACAGCATCATACCATCTCTAAGTAACCTTACATCCCTTATGACATTAAGTCTTTCAGGGAATTCGTTTTGGGCAGATGGAGGAGTAAATGTTGAAG GTGGTACTTTCGAAAGGCTCTCCGTATTGAGAAATCTGAAGACATTGAATCTTGATGGGAATGGCTTTAATGACAGCATCATACCATCTCTAAGTGGGCTTACATCTCTTACGTCATTGAGTCTTGCGTTTAATAGAATACAAGGAGGAGGTGAAG GTTGGAAAATGTTATCAAGATTGGAAAACCTGGAGATATTAGATCTTAGTTACAATGGCCTCAACGACACTAGTTTTCTACAATCAATTGCTGCAGTCAAATCTCTTAAAAGTCTCAATCTTGCTAACAATGAGTTGACGGGATACTTTCCAACCAAAG AGGTAGCAAATTTAACAAACTTGGAGGTTCTTATCTTGCAAGGTAATCATTTTGGTGGACGACTAGCAATCCAAG AATTTTGTACATTGAAGAAGCTTGAAGTGTTAGATCTATCTGACAATTACTTTGAGGGGATCCTACCTCCATGCCTAAACAATATGACATCTCTTGTGGTGTTAGATATTTCCGATAACCAATTCAATGGAAATGCTTCATCATCATATGTAGAAGCCAGCGGAACAAGTCTCGAGTACATTGATTTTAGTTATAACCAGTTTGTGGGCATATTCTCATTCAACTTATTTGCCAATTACTCTAAGCTTGAGGTTCTTAGATTCAACAGCCAAAACAATAAAGTTGAAATAGAAACTGAAGGTTCCATGGGTTGGTCCCCATTGTTTCAGCTGAAGATCATTGAATTGTCCAACTGTAATCTGAACAAGCTCACCGACAGTATTCCGAAATTTCTTCTTGTCCAGCATGAATTGGATGTAGTTGATCTTTCTCATAGTAAGTTGAACGGAAGCTTTCCGAATTGGTTGGTTGAAAACAATACAAGATTACACGTGCTAGATCTTCGAAATAACTCTTTTATGGGTCAGTTATATATACCATCATTGATCCACACGCATATTAACTGGATGGATGTCTCGACCAATCACTTGGAAGGAAAACTTCAAGAAAACATTGGCATGACTTTTCCAAATTTAGTATATCTAAATCTTTCCAATAATAATCTTGAAGGTAATCTTCCTTCCTCAATTAGTGGCATGCTTTATTTGGAGGTATTAGATTTGTCTTTCAATCATTTCTCAGGCGGGGTTCCAAGAGGATTAAATACAGATTGCTTGTCATTGGAATTTTTAAACTTTGCTTATAACAGCTTCAACGGTGCAATTTTCATTGGGACAAACAAGAGATTTCTGCAAATGAATAATAATCAATTCACAAGTATCACATTGGTTCCTAATTCAACTGTTGGCAGCCTATTCTATTTAGATATCAGCAACAACAAAATTTCAGGTACAATCCCCCGATGGCTTGGGAACACGTCAAACGTGATGGCTCTTGTTATGGCTAACAATGATTTTTATGGTCGGATCCCATGTGAACTAAGTATCACAGGTACTTTAGACCTTTCTCATAACTTATTTAAGGGATCGTTATCCTTTTGTTTGAATCTACCAAATCTGGAACACCTATATTTGCAAGGGAACAAATTCACAGGATCAATACCGAAAGTTCTATTCAATTCCTCATCTCTTTTGACTTTGGATATTAGAGATAACAAATTTACAGGCAGCATCTCTATTGAAATCAAAGAACTTCAACGGTTACAAGTACTTTTGTTGAGTGGCAATCATTTCACTGGTATAATTCCGAATCAGTTGTGTTTGTTAAAGATGATAAACATAATGGATCTTTCCAAGAATGCTTTTTTCGGGACCATACCACAATGCCTCTACAAGATATATTTTGGGAATCTCAGAGCAGCCAATTTTAGCTATTCTCGTGAAGAATCTAGTTTATTTGGATCGATAATTTCGCTAACTTACACATATAAAGGTTTCTCAAGAAAGTTTCCTGACTCTATCTATGATAGTGAATATTTTGATGCAGAAGTACAGATTGAGTTTGTAACTAAATATAGGCATAATTCTTATAAGGGTTCTCCTCTCGGTTACATGTCTGGATTGGATTTCTCATGCAACAACCTAACAGGTGGCATCCCACCTGCGTTAGGCCAAATATCTTCATTGCGTGCACTAAACTTATCTTATAATCACCTGACTGGTAAAATTCCAACTACATTCTCGGAATTGGCTCTCTTGGAAAGTCTAGACCTCTCTCATAATAGTTTGAGTGGAGAAATTCCTTCAGCATTGATTGATCTAACCTTTCTTGAGGTATTCAATGTGGCCAACAACAACCTATCAGGTAAAGTTCCAGATATGAAAGCACAATTTGGAACATTTGAGAAAAGTAGTTATGAAGGAAACCTATTTCTTTGCGGACCACCACTAGATAAAAGTTGTGCCAAAGTAAAGGAGTCAGATCCAACACCAACCCAATCTTCAAATGAAAGTGACGAAAAATGGTATGAAGTAGATCCATTGGTATTCCATACAAGCTTCTCAGTatcttatatcattttcttctttagtGTTATAAGTCTTCTTTATATTAACCCTTATTGGCTACAAAGATGCTCCAACTTAATGGAAGATCTTATATACTCCTgttattattttgcttttgaTACCTCAAAAAGGTTGTCAAATTGTGTATGtaattaa
- the LOC109008355 gene encoding receptor-like protein 56 isoform X2: MNMGVLQYYFSMKALLWVLVVFVQTREYMGCLEEERAGLLHLKSFLIISIPSLGAYNSAYDYLPSWVDHEKNDCCDWERVTCNSTTGHLIELSLDNLMQDPNYNYDEKRSWLLNVSLLEPFKELRSLDLSLNAIHGCIPDEGFEKLSTLRNLEILNLGQNSFDDNSILQSLGAITSLKTLNLTGNYLEGYFPAQELVTLRNLNALDISSNGYNGSLPNQGFERLAVLRNLETLILDRNLFGYSIIPSLSNLTSLMTLSLSGNSFWADGGVNVEGGTFERLSVLRNLKTLNLDGNGFNDSIIPSLSGLTSLTSLSLAFNRIQGGGEGWKMLSRLENLEILDLSYNGLNDTSFLQSIAAVKSLKSLNLANNELTGYFPTKEVANLTNLEVLILQGNHFGGRLAIQEFCTLKKLEVLDLSDNYFEGILPPCLNNMTSLVVLDISDNQFNGNASSSYVEASGTSLEYIDFSYNQFVGIFSFNLFANYSKLEVLRFNSQNNKVEIETEGSMGWSPLFQLKIIELSNCNLNKLTDSIPKFLLVQHELDVVDLSHSKLNGSFPNWLVENNTRLHVLDLRNNSFMGQLYIPSLIHTHINWMDVSTNHLEGKLQENIGMTFPNLVYLNLSNNNLEGNLPSSISGMLYLEVLDLSFNHFSGGVPRGLNTDCLSLEFLNFAYNSFNGAIFIGTNKRFLQMNNNQFTSITLVPNSTVGSLFYLDISNNKISGTIPRWLGNTSNVMALVMANNDFYGRIPCELSITGTLDLSHNLFKGSLSFCLNLPNLEHLYLQGNKFTGSIPKVLFNSSSLLTLDIRDNKFTGSISIEIKELQRLQVLLLSGNHFTGIIPNQLCLLKMINIMDLSKNAFFGTIPQCLYKIYFGNLRAANFSYSREESSLFGSIISLTYTYKGFSRKFPDSIYDSEYFDAEVQIEFVTKYRHNSYKGSPLGYMSGLDFSCNNLTGGIPPALGQISSLRALNLSYNHLTGKIPTTFSELALLESLDLSHNSLSGEIPSALIDLTFLEVFNVANNNLSGKVPDMKAQFGTFEKSSYEGNLFLCGPPLDKSCAKVKESDPTPTQSSNESDEKWYEVDPLVFHTSFSVSYIIFFFSVISLLYINPYWLQRCSNLMEDLIYSCYYFAFDTSKRLSNCVCN, encoded by the exons ATGAATATGGGTGTCttacaatattatttctcaatgaaGGCTTTGCTTTGGGTTTTAGTGGTTTTTGTCCAAACTCGTGAGTacatgggttgcttggaggaagagagagctgGTCTGCTTCACTTGAAGTCATTTCTTATCATATCCATTCCGTCACTGGGAGCTTATAATTCAGCCTATGATTATCTTCCTTCATGGGTCGACCATGAGAAGAATGATTGTTGTGATTGGGAGCGGGTCACGTGCAACTCCACCACAGGTCATCTGATAGAACTGTCCCTCGACAATTTAATGCAGGATCCTAATTATAAC tatgatgaaaaaCGTTCATGGTTGTTAAATGTGTCTCTATTAGAGCCTTTCAAGGAGTTAAGAAGCCTTGATCTATCCCTTAATGCAATCCATGGTTGCATACCAGATGAAG GATTTGAAAAGCTTTCAACCTTAAGGAATCTGGAAATTTTAAACCTTGGTCAGAACTCGTTTGATGACAATAGCATTCTACAATCTCTGGGTGCTATCACTTCACTCAAGACTTTAAATCTTACTGGGAATTACTTGGAGGGATACTTTCCAGCACAAG AATTAGTTACGTTGAGAAATTTGAACGCGCTGGATATCAGCTCCAATGGCTATAATGGTAGCCTCCCAAATCAAG GTTTCGAAAGGCTAGCGGTACTGAGAAACTTGGAGACATTGATCCTCGATAGGAATTTGTTTGGCTACAGCATCATACCATCTCTAAGTAACCTTACATCCCTTATGACATTAAGTCTTTCAGGGAATTCGTTTTGGGCAGATGGAGGAGTAAATGTTGAAG GTGGTACTTTCGAAAGGCTCTCCGTATTGAGAAATCTGAAGACATTGAATCTTGATGGGAATGGCTTTAATGACAGCATCATACCATCTCTAAGTGGGCTTACATCTCTTACGTCATTGAGTCTTGCGTTTAATAGAATACAAGGAGGAGGTGAAG GTTGGAAAATGTTATCAAGATTGGAAAACCTGGAGATATTAGATCTTAGTTACAATGGCCTCAACGACACTAGTTTTCTACAATCAATTGCTGCAGTCAAATCTCTTAAAAGTCTCAATCTTGCTAACAATGAGTTGACGGGATACTTTCCAACCAAAG AGGTAGCAAATTTAACAAACTTGGAGGTTCTTATCTTGCAAGGTAATCATTTTGGTGGACGACTAGCAATCCAAG AATTTTGTACATTGAAGAAGCTTGAAGTGTTAGATCTATCTGACAATTACTTTGAGGGGATCCTACCTCCATGCCTAAACAATATGACATCTCTTGTGGTGTTAGATATTTCCGATAACCAATTCAATGGAAATGCTTCATCATCATATGTAGAAGCCAGCGGAACAAGTCTCGAGTACATTGATTTTAGTTATAACCAGTTTGTGGGCATATTCTCATTCAACTTATTTGCCAATTACTCTAAGCTTGAGGTTCTTAGATTCAACAGCCAAAACAATAAAGTTGAAATAGAAACTGAAGGTTCCATGGGTTGGTCCCCATTGTTTCAGCTGAAGATCATTGAATTGTCCAACTGTAATCTGAACAAGCTCACCGACAGTATTCCGAAATTTCTTCTTGTCCAGCATGAATTGGATGTAGTTGATCTTTCTCATAGTAAGTTGAACGGAAGCTTTCCGAATTGGTTGGTTGAAAACAATACAAGATTACACGTGCTAGATCTTCGAAATAACTCTTTTATGGGTCAGTTATATATACCATCATTGATCCACACGCATATTAACTGGATGGATGTCTCGACCAATCACTTGGAAGGAAAACTTCAAGAAAACATTGGCATGACTTTTCCAAATTTAGTATATCTAAATCTTTCCAATAATAATCTTGAAGGTAATCTTCCTTCCTCAATTAGTGGCATGCTTTATTTGGAGGTATTAGATTTGTCTTTCAATCATTTCTCAGGCGGGGTTCCAAGAGGATTAAATACAGATTGCTTGTCATTGGAATTTTTAAACTTTGCTTATAACAGCTTCAACGGTGCAATTTTCATTGGGACAAACAAGAGATTTCTGCAAATGAATAATAATCAATTCACAAGTATCACATTGGTTCCTAATTCAACTGTTGGCAGCCTATTCTATTTAGATATCAGCAACAACAAAATTTCAGGTACAATCCCCCGATGGCTTGGGAACACGTCAAACGTGATGGCTCTTGTTATGGCTAACAATGATTTTTATGGTCGGATCCCATGTGAACTAAGTATCACAGGTACTTTAGACCTTTCTCATAACTTATTTAAGGGATCGTTATCCTTTTGTTTGAATCTACCAAATCTGGAACACCTATATTTGCAAGGGAACAAATTCACAGGATCAATACCGAAAGTTCTATTCAATTCCTCATCTCTTTTGACTTTGGATATTAGAGATAACAAATTTACAGGCAGCATCTCTATTGAAATCAAAGAACTTCAACGGTTACAAGTACTTTTGTTGAGTGGCAATCATTTCACTGGTATAATTCCGAATCAGTTGTGTTTGTTAAAGATGATAAACATAATGGATCTTTCCAAGAATGCTTTTTTCGGGACCATACCACAATGCCTCTACAAGATATATTTTGGGAATCTCAGAGCAGCCAATTTTAGCTATTCTCGTGAAGAATCTAGTTTATTTGGATCGATAATTTCGCTAACTTACACATATAAAGGTTTCTCAAGAAAGTTTCCTGACTCTATCTATGATAGTGAATATTTTGATGCAGAAGTACAGATTGAGTTTGTAACTAAATATAGGCATAATTCTTATAAGGGTTCTCCTCTCGGTTACATGTCTGGATTGGATTTCTCATGCAACAACCTAACAGGTGGCATCCCACCTGCGTTAGGCCAAATATCTTCATTGCGTGCACTAAACTTATCTTATAATCACCTGACTGGTAAAATTCCAACTACATTCTCGGAATTGGCTCTCTTGGAAAGTCTAGACCTCTCTCATAATAGTTTGAGTGGAGAAATTCCTTCAGCATTGATTGATCTAACCTTTCTTGAGGTATTCAATGTGGCCAACAACAACCTATCAGGTAAAGTTCCAGATATGAAAGCACAATTTGGAACATTTGAGAAAAGTAGTTATGAAGGAAACCTATTTCTTTGCGGACCACCACTAGATAAAAGTTGTGCCAAAGTAAAGGAGTCAGATCCAACACCAACCCAATCTTCAAATGAAAGTGACGAAAAATGGTATGAAGTAGATCCATTGGTATTCCATACAAGCTTCTCAGTatcttatatcattttcttctttagtGTTATAAGTCTTCTTTATATTAACCCTTATTGGCTACAAAGATGCTCCAACTTAATGGAAGATCTTATATACTCCTgttattattttgcttttgaTACCTCAAAAAGGTTGTCAAATTGTGTATGtaattaa